One region of Salvia miltiorrhiza cultivar Shanhuang (shh) chromosome 3, IMPLAD_Smil_shh, whole genome shotgun sequence genomic DNA includes:
- the LOC131017741 gene encoding putative disease resistance protein At1g50180 isoform X2, translating to MAQAVVSIALETLRDLLLEEGRFLSGVGDEVKELEWQLKEMKCLLEDADRRRHESRTIFNWISEIRDLVYRAEAAIERHAAYESLSRRRRGLRKLVRRCSCSLERYNSLYQLGSEISPIKSRLERINKEMLENGIKKSIINNPDGGANNGARKTFPDYEVGDCFVGMADELNRLRNLLSQDKEDRVISVWGMGGSGKTTIAKKLYNETSFDLSAWVCITQQCQSFQSVWEDVLKQLEHQSRKGVSDGPQIRENVVQSLSDSELKERLCKIQREKRCLIVVDDLWKVSDWNELKHPFLIHDLQSKILITTREEEVAEVGCPVKLGLLNMEDALELLKKKAFPQTNIPVVMMLLC from the exons ATGGCACAAGCAGTGGTGTCAATTGCTCTAGAAACCTTGCGCGATTTGTTATTAGAAGAAGGAAGGTTTTTATCCGGTGTGGGCGATGAAGTGAAGGAGCTCGAGTGGCAGCTCAAAGAGATGAAGTGTCTCCTCGAAGATGCTGACAGAAGGCGACATGAGAGCAGAACCATTTTCAATTGGATCTCAGAGATCAGAGATCTTGTCTACAGAGCGGAAGCGGCCATTGAAAGACACGCAGCTTATGAATCGTTGTCAAGGAGAAGACGAGGCCTTAGGAAGCTCGTCCGCAGATGTTCTTGTAGTTTGGAAAGATACAACTCTCTCTACCAATTAGGCTCCGAGATTTCACCAATCAAATCCCGTCTTGAAAGGATAAACAAGGAAATGTTAGAAAATGGCATAAAGAAGAGCATCATCAACAATCCAGATGGAGGGGCCAACAACGGGGCAAGGAAGACCTTCCCCGATTATGAGGTCGGAGACTGTTTTGTGGGGATGGCGGATGAGCTCAATCGGCTTCGTAATCTCCTAAGTCAAGACAAAGAGGATCGAGTTATTTCAGTGTGGGGAATGGGCGGTTCAGGCAAGACCACCATCGCCAAGAAGCTCTACAACGAGACCAGCTTTGATCTTTCCGCATGGGTTTGCATCACTCAGCAATGTCAGAGTTTTCAATCAGTCTGGGAGGATGTTCTGAAGCAGCTAGAGCATCAAAGCAGGAAGGGTGTGAGCGATGGGCCACAAATAAGGGAGAACGTTGTTCAAAGTCTGAGCGATTCGGAGTTGAAGGAGCGACTATGCAAGATACAAAGAGAGAAGCGATGCCTCATTGTTGTGGACGATCTTTGGAAAGTTTCTGATTGGAATGAGTTGAAGCATCCCTTCCTCATCCATGATTTGCAGAGCAAAATCTTGATCACCACGCGCGAAGAGGAAGTTGCAGAGGTTGGATGCCCCGTAAAACTTGGGCTTCTAAATATGGAAGATGCTTTGGAACTACTCAAGAAGAAAGCATTTCCCCAAACCAACATTCCAG TCGTGATGATGTTGCTGTGCTGA
- the LOC131017741 gene encoding probable disease resistance protein At1g58602 isoform X1 has protein sequence MAQAVVSIALETLRDLLLEEGRFLSGVGDEVKELEWQLKEMKCLLEDADRRRHESRTIFNWISEIRDLVYRAEAAIERHAAYESLSRRRRGLRKLVRRCSCSLERYNSLYQLGSEISPIKSRLERINKEMLENGIKKSIINNPDGGANNGARKTFPDYEVGDCFVGMADELNRLRNLLSQDKEDRVISVWGMGGSGKTTIAKKLYNETSFDLSAWVCITQQCQSFQSVWEDVLKQLEHQSRKGVSDGPQIRENVVQSLSDSELKERLCKIQREKRCLIVVDDLWKVSDWNELKHPFLIHDLQSKILITTREEEVAEVGCPVKLGLLNMEDALELLKKKAFPQTNIPDFASEEKFEKIGNEMVRKCGYLPLAISLLGGVLRTKNSMKEWELVNEDIKEFIYRDEKEIDGVLNLSYESLPYYLKPCFLYMGLFEEDEDIHVWYLYRMWIAQGLISYENIRDRDKTLTEIAELYLGELASRSIVQVQINYGVTPGRKYWRCKLHDVVRELCLKLGRREDFGVRSLEYQSGKLSTLLRQAFLHMEIRHLAIHFRATKVALEPDEHELGEGSSKHLRSLHIFSRSNSVEFPPRSIVDFQKFKFLRDLFMVGFKFARRKLSKGITYLVHLRCLRLEDCEFDKLPLSIRNLLYMDTLDLFGLNDVKVPNVFKEMLRLKHLLLPNYKEKNIGSYRLTLDEGVSELETLWRLDSRVHELKCMNRMKNLLRFSTKIHDNESLSTILDAIAIMDKLVFGAVEIKEGCELGTNEGVLKKAITCPNLHELWIEVKLGKALSECGHDFMSSKLTKLFLYKCEIEDDPMGILGKLPCLIDLRLFLKSFVGEDMTCPSNNFLHLKKLVLSELPNLREWRVEAGAMPLLSQLEIYYCSSLEMIPEGLSGISTLQKLTIIKMPELGKRVSPLGEDFHKVSYVPSIIIKGDVV, from the exons ATGGCACAAGCAGTGGTGTCAATTGCTCTAGAAACCTTGCGCGATTTGTTATTAGAAGAAGGAAGGTTTTTATCCGGTGTGGGCGATGAAGTGAAGGAGCTCGAGTGGCAGCTCAAAGAGATGAAGTGTCTCCTCGAAGATGCTGACAGAAGGCGACATGAGAGCAGAACCATTTTCAATTGGATCTCAGAGATCAGAGATCTTGTCTACAGAGCGGAAGCGGCCATTGAAAGACACGCAGCTTATGAATCGTTGTCAAGGAGAAGACGAGGCCTTAGGAAGCTCGTCCGCAGATGTTCTTGTAGTTTGGAAAGATACAACTCTCTCTACCAATTAGGCTCCGAGATTTCACCAATCAAATCCCGTCTTGAAAGGATAAACAAGGAAATGTTAGAAAATGGCATAAAGAAGAGCATCATCAACAATCCAGATGGAGGGGCCAACAACGGGGCAAGGAAGACCTTCCCCGATTATGAGGTCGGAGACTGTTTTGTGGGGATGGCGGATGAGCTCAATCGGCTTCGTAATCTCCTAAGTCAAGACAAAGAGGATCGAGTTATTTCAGTGTGGGGAATGGGCGGTTCAGGCAAGACCACCATCGCCAAGAAGCTCTACAACGAGACCAGCTTTGATCTTTCCGCATGGGTTTGCATCACTCAGCAATGTCAGAGTTTTCAATCAGTCTGGGAGGATGTTCTGAAGCAGCTAGAGCATCAAAGCAGGAAGGGTGTGAGCGATGGGCCACAAATAAGGGAGAACGTTGTTCAAAGTCTGAGCGATTCGGAGTTGAAGGAGCGACTATGCAAGATACAAAGAGAGAAGCGATGCCTCATTGTTGTGGACGATCTTTGGAAAGTTTCTGATTGGAATGAGTTGAAGCATCCCTTCCTCATCCATGATTTGCAGAGCAAAATCTTGATCACCACGCGCGAAGAGGAAGTTGCAGAGGTTGGATGCCCCGTAAAACTTGGGCTTCTAAATATGGAAGATGCTTTGGAACTACTCAAGAAGAAAGCATTTCCCCAAACCAACATTCCAG ATTTTGCATCCGAAGAAAAATTTGAGAAAATTGGGAACGAAATGGTGCGAAAATGTGGGTATTTGCCGTTGGCAATTTCTTTACTTGGCGGGGTCTTGAGAACGAAAAATTCGATGAAGGAGTGGGAGTtagtaaatgaggatatcaaagaatttatttatagaGATGAAAAGGAGATTGACGGAGTGCTAAATTTAAGCTATGAAAGTCTACCATATTATTTGAAGCCTTGCTTTCTCTATATGGGTTTATTTGAAGAGGACGAAGATATACATGTTTGGTATCTATATAGGATGTGGATAGCACAAGGCCTAATTTCATATGAGAATATTCGAGACAGGGACAAAACTTTGACTGAAATCGCCGAGCTCTACTTGGGTGAGTTGGCCTCCAGGTCCATCGTCCAAGTTCAAATTAACTATGGTGTCACACCTGGAAGGAAATATTGGAGATGTAAACTTCATGATGTAGTCCGAGAACTATGTTTGAAATTGGGGAGAAGGGAGGATTTTGGTGTGCGTAGTTTGGAATATCAAAGTGGGAAACTTAGTACCTTACTACGACAAGCTTTCCTACATATGGAAATACGACATTTGGCTATCCATTTTAGAGCAACAAAAGTCGCACTGGAACCTGATGAACATGAACTTGGAGAAGGTAGTAGCAAACATTTAAGGTCTCTGCATATATTCAGTCGCAGTAATTCTGTTGAGTTTCCTCCACGAAGTATAgttgattttcaaaaattcaaatttctcaGAGACCTATTTATGGTGGGATTCAAATTTGCAAGAAGAAAGTTATCGAAAGGAATCACTTATCTTGTTCACCTTAGATGTTTGCGTTTAGAAGATTGTGAATTTGATAAGCTACCGTTATCCATAAGGAATTTGCTATACATGGATACCCTTGATTTATTTGGTTTGAATGATGTCAAAGTTCCAAATGTTTTTAAGGAGATGCTACGTTTAAAACATTTGCTTCTTCCCAattataaagagaaaaatattgGAAGTTATCGATTAACATTGGACGAGGGAGTCTCTGAGTTGGAGACCCTATGGCGTTTGGATAGTAGAGTGCatgaattaaaatgtatgaacaGAATGAAGAATCTGCTACGTTTCTCAACAAAAATACACGACAATGAAAGCTTGTCAACCATCTTAGACGCCATTGCCATCATGGACAAGTTAGTGTTTGGTGCGGTTGAAATCAAAGAGGGTTGCGAGTTAGGAACAAACGAGGGAGTGTTGAAGAAGGCAATCACATGTCCCAATCTTCATGAGTTGTGGATTGAAGTTAAGTTAGGGAAGGCTTTGTCAGAGTGTGGGCATGACTTCATGAGCTCAAAACTTACGAAATTGTTCCTATATAAATGTGAGATTGAGGATGATCCAATGGGGATACTGGGGAAGCTTCCTTGCTTGATAGACTTGCGTTTGTTCTTGAAATCATTTGTCGGGGAGGATATGACGTGTCCATCgaacaattttcttcacctcaAGAAGCTTGTGCTATCAGAGTTACCAAATTTGAGGGAGTGGAGAGTGGAGGCGGGAGCCATGCCCCTTCTCTCTCAATTAGAGATCTATTATTGTTCTAGTCTGGAGATGATTCCAGAGGGATTGAGTGGCATTTCTACTCTTCAAAAACTGACAATTATTAAAATGCCAGAATTGGGAAAAAGAGTATCGCCATTAGGAGAAGATTTCCACAAAGTCAGCTATGTTCCTTCAATTATCATCAAAGGCGATGTCGTCTAG
- the LOC131017742 gene encoding beta-amyrin 6-beta-monooxygenase-like yields MEILTMPYLLPLLLLPLSLCLIFFIRKRGSAHPTNLPPGSEGWPILGENMELTMLGSQQLVRNRMQKYSRDVFKTSLLGEKVAVLCGAQGNKFVYTNQNKLFNRWPPLSLRRALYQDLDVKSHQEPKATFQNFQYDILNPDSLKRYVPVMDSLAREQLEQSWNPASVVKVLPLTKTYAFELACRVFMNVADSERLGRLLEPLSLLAKGILSLPINLPGTALNRAIRGCKVVRGELKRVVEERRKEMMMMKGSRGEDLLSKMVVATNEDGEYMSDNMVVNVILGLLVGAEYELSSTITIVIYYLAELPHIYDEVLKEQMEIAKSKGPDEVLTWKDVEKMKYTWNVVCECLRLTPPSIGAFNESTAEFTYAGFTIPKGWKVLWTPHSSHMNADYFPEPEKFDPSRFEGSGPAPYTYVPFGGGARMCPGRFYVKFVIMVFTHNLVTRFRLEKFIPNEKMLYHSSPAPAHGLPLRLHPHQK; encoded by the exons ATGGAGATCTTGACGATGCCTTATCTtctccctcttcttcttcttcctctctcGCTCTgtctcatcttcttcattcgCAAAAGGGGTTCGGCCCATCCGACAAACCTGCCTCCCGGCTCCGAGGGTTGGCCGATTCTGGGAGAAAACATGGAGCTCACCATGTTAGGCAGTCAGCAACTGGTGAGAAACAGGATGCAGAAATACTCTCGCGATGTATTCAAAACCTCGTTGTTGGGGGAGAAAGTGGCCGTGCTATGCGGCGCACAAGGCAACAAATTCGTCTACACGAACCAGAACAAACTCTTCAATCGATGGCCCCCTCTATCACTGAGAAGGGCGTTGTATCAAGATCTCGATGTGAAGAGCCATCAAGAACCTAAGGCCACTTTCCAAAACTTCCAATACGACATTCTCAACCCGGATAGCTTGAAGAGGTACGTGCCCGTGATggactcgttagctcgtgagCAGCTCGAGCAAAGCTGGAACCCTGCTTCTGTGGTGAAGGTTCTTCCGTTGACAAAGACATACGCCTTTGAGCTGGCGTGCAGAGTGTTCATGAACGTGGCGGATTCGGAGCGCCTGGGCAGGTTGTTGGAGCCCCTTTCTCTTCTGGCGAAAGGGATCTTGTCCTTGCCTATAAACCTGCCGGGGACGGCCCTGAACCGCGCTATCAGAGGGTGCAAAGTGGTGCGGGGTGAGTTGAAGAGGGTGGTCGAGGAGAGGAGGAaggagatgatgatgatgaagggGAGCCGTGGAGAGGACTTGCTGTCGAAGATGGTGGTGGCGACTAATGAAGATGGGGAATATATGAGTGATAATATGGTTGTTAATGTGATTCTTGGTTTGCTTGTTGGCGCCGAGTACGAGCTCTCCTCAACAATCACTATTGTCATATATTATCTTGCCGAGCTTCCTCACATATACGATGAGGTTTTGAAAG AGCAAATGGAGATTGCAAAATCGAAAGGCCCAGACGAGGTTCTGACATGGAAGGATGTGGAGAAGATGAAGTACACGTGGAACGTCGTGTGCGAATGCTTGAGACTAACACCCCCTTCAATAGGAGCATTCAATGAGAGCACTGCTGAGTTCACGTATGCAGGTTTCACCATCCCTAAAGGATGGAAG GTACTGTGGACCCCTCATTCATCCCACATGAATGCCGACTACTTTCCGGAGCCGGAGAAGTTTGATCCTTCGCGGTTTGAGGGGAGCGGACCTGCGCCTTACACGTACGTTCCCTTTGGAGGAGGAGCAAGAATGTGTCCAGGTAGGTTCTATGTTAAGTTTGTGATAATGGTATTCACCCACAATTTGGTGACAAGGTTCAGACTTGAAAAGTTCATTCCAAATGAGAAGATGTTGTATCATTCTTCGCCTGCACCCGCTCATGGCCTTCCTCTTCGCCTCCATcctcatcaaaaataa